Proteins encoded in a region of the Leishmania panamensis strain MHOM/PA/94/PSC-1 chromosome 15 sequence genome:
- a CDS encoding hypothetical protein (TriTrypDB/GeneDB-style sysID: LpmP.15.0520): protein MLSWTSSNEPSSSCHLPVDTCCSSFLASSVRHERGDAVGTESYSLEGALSPTRTYVGRALADEMAETESLAATGTHKNAARVRGSSVGHGQGGGGAVEATPGGRSSSHSSSMPAAKEAPRTDIAHSRGDSPCVLVEVWPAHPQTHPGSLTSALAKGHRRGSGSRDDGHDGAEVLQRQQLSTLPITDMQSSSDTMGAAGVPHYQHAHRTAALPSRSPPSAQLSPTCNSPPLVLTAATELQQQQQHVYQPVPPSALEVTLPRILALRTPSLQRVVKDQRLTSSSSTLCTPAVACPVSPSTSISQSAAQHTRSPSPSLRSPTPLDLTAPPKYRPACRSDTVEVVEEIGEVEDPEEDGDVERRGNGAAAPRKSSQSTRQRPRKLSFSGRPATVTETHFATASPTEAGALDKACVAPSSSTSSPAGLYSDANASGAPAKAQATLVAAGESKPARISAPEANHTLKLATGVAAQQQLPPLSPPRSLSHPLCPSSPSLMDLGCPARLPEQQRLSSHMPVDANGHAHSASVPLPDPPATSTKAAPRVGTATTAAPLSVRHREHSLQHLQPQPSSPLRRRLHSVDCCGGGSVDDAPPCVPQVIPTHDSVFFPMGTDVIAPVLLHYLSIAGWSTTAGGRDYFNHRRLRGGEVAGHTVRWLHTAKPRDRFVFLVTPVVNREEAVLESDTAAAAEQRRRRGPSSITGASPSVGGSEGGVATESTLDMPSSGGSRKERMASHGSTCTATTKISRWGWNKPTNLLQMLHARVFGEAPWFTYNTKSACAFSRITQVNVDDSLSVSDAATPSGDILSDLSKDDDDDDDDDDGIIEGNTSGSKFCSEGAFRRSPHIRGSTRCLRQSLQYARIATVGNGGLREGTPPHSMSPTLSARQLSQSPSATVMGTVSSFTSLSPQSVRIAFSSPGSEHATAQNALHPIASARNSSTFATPSTGLSLVLPLAFDTQRSPTPAELQRISSVSRADSGIYNSYVWSHSTGTASAASMMTSPVTPGQPLLSLIPAASAAPSSGAASTTPATVGVEVVVVAHADVTAMDYASRLTSHRLSIEAKAAHTYFFPLLSDALAYYQCEDAMELMEEQWATGVASQIPRPHPAAPCYQRQEQQWERRRHDSHQSATRGGSAGHCTSVHTVPFPSLGETLVHEDSDEPNLLSSTSRGSPLTRADSHVCRVDGCRGVQRPRRSSAAPDSTRDTLWGGKGSEVARDSTATGVGLSGPPLGLHRHHPWQPHSTPTLPYQAALPPPQSLSLSDALRNVKSMRSINDNDSSMPSTSTATSPTAAPKNFHCRPFQHPLPSDPCSPPENSFAEHMRSIAPQGHEERSISRSGARNSGQLSLSSNAARSPLFLPCSPAAARTTAVSASAAPRPGLNSQPQLCCRSPVRPRLTSSHGEVVVSVYTADPVFNTILRELLVPEPGTHPYTVSVAEQKRLLSMVEVGMPAWSIFYSSTGLPYRRLFRLLYSCFTNLWPLLSLAVGLYDLYKHLPQLKRFMEHTLDPITRWMEERFTIRISVLITYLISVLVTIFSSLSSFVSQFYLAQLFSLPVVQLLLALLKLPFVIAFDTLWTLATTVLSTVSFVLQVVRMVVMAPLVLVTNIASLREALGAAVPVAIEGTSMSVKWWRAWMEFWETVASPMKNAARAWWDSMMHVSTSAARRETSIRRWTSPKLEQLAMAVGEMQDCFAINAQLWWPYVVLPGIELKVVLSVALVYLYWLFLVISPELWDEVIYASGVRHHPSLRRGQSASPPSMIATTASAPSLAFPATPPADSHVDAQYKGGNIDVCDDGRGMSASTRSVSVKWSLYAFFHDLPQDAESYSSPSPSSASMQPPSTVSIAKSPSPAGAGSTPPPFAMHLKPQQTFSALVVELLLPNMVLELLHRARSALVLGWSGAAVVASRMAARHAKSSLSDAPLKRSNASAGINAYCQCSWVEALSAVCFGNHTAAEAATATNVSGHGGPMRRYVNPLVVDVRWDGDEPFASPEELLHVWQAAVTAKWGDAVGRETRRAAAAMVAPQDDATAAGNVHVEGMRL, encoded by the coding sequence TCCTCGTCCATGCCGGCGGCAAAAGAGGCGCCACGGACTGATATCGCTCACAGCCGCGGCGACAGTCCGTGCGTACTGGTAGAGGTGTGGCCTGCACACCCGCAGACTCATCCTGGCTCGCTGACCTCTGCGTTGGCGAAGGGACACCGCAGGGGCAGTGGGTCCCGAGACGATGGCCACGACGGcgcagaggtgctgcagcgacagcagctgaGCACGCTCCCTATCACGGACATGCAGTCCTCTTCCGACACCATGGGTGCCGCAGGGGTACCGCATTaccaacacgcacaccgcaccgccgcacTGCCGTCACGCAGCCCCCCTTCTGCTCAGTTGTCCCCCACATGCAACTCACCTCCGCTGGTCTTGACGGCAGCTACAgagctgcaacagcagcagcagcacgtctACCAACCAGTACCACCGTCAGCGCTGGAGGTCACGCTTCCCCGCATCCTCGCCCTCAGAACTCCTTCGTTGCAGAGAGTCGTGAAGGACCAGCGACTGAcatcgtcctcctcgactCTGTGTACGCCAGCAGTCGCATGCCCAGTTTCTCCTTCCACATCCATTTCGCAgtctgcagcacagcacacgcgCTCGCCCTCGCCGTCTTTGCGCAGCCCAACTCCACTGGACCtcacggcgccgccgaaATATCGCCCAGCTTGCCGCAGCGACACGGTGGAGGTCGTGGAGGAGATTGGAGAAGTCGAGGACCCGGAAGAGGACGGCGATGTGGAACGGCGAGgcaacggtgccgctgccccgCGGAAGTCCAGTCAGTCGACGCGGCAAAGGCCACGGAAGCTCAGCTTCAGTGGGCGACCAGCAACGGTAACAGAGACTCacttcgccaccgcctccccgaCAGAAGCCGGCGCACTTGACAAGGCCTGTGTAGCGCCATCttcttccacctcttcccccgcTGGACTTTACTCCGATGCCAACGCATCTGGAGCACCAGCTAAGGCACAGGCAACACTTGTCGCCGCGGGCGAGTCGAAGCCAGCGCGGATTAGTGCACCGGAGGCCAATCATACGCTGAAGCTCGCAACAGGGGTggcagcgcaacagcagctgccgccactctcgccgccacgctctctctcgcatcccctctgcccctcttcgCCATCTCTGATGGACCTTGGGTGCCCTGCGCGACTGCCtgaacagcagcgactgTCATCACACATGCCCGTGGACGCGAATGGCCACGCGCACTCAGCTTCAGTGCCCCTGCCTGACCCACCTGCCACGTCTACGAAGGCTGCACCCCGCGTAGGGACAgccacgacagcagcgcctctctctgttagACACAGAGAGCATTCACTACAGCACCTACAACCGCAGCCGTCGTCACCCCTGCGCCGGCGCCTCCACAGCGTAgactgctgtggcggtggcagtgtcGATGACGCACCTCCATGTGTGCCGCAAGTGATCCCGACGCATGACAGCGTATTCTTTCCTATGGGAACAGACGTGATCGCacccgtgctgctgcactacCTCAGCATCGCCGGATGGTCCACGACAGCGGGTGGGCGCGACTACTTCAATCACCGTCGCTTGCGTGGAGGCGAGGTGGCAGGCCACACGGTGCGCTGGCTGCACACAGCAAAGCCACGCGACCGATTTGTTTTTCTCGTCACGCCTGTGGTGAATCGCGAAGAGGCAGTGCTCGAGAGCGatacagccgcagcagcagagcagcgccggcggcgcggACCGAGCAGCATCACTGGGGCATCTCCGTCGGTCGGTGGAAGCGAAGGCGGTGTCGCTACTGAATCCACACTCGACATGccaagcagcggtggcagcagaaAAGAGCGTATGGCATCGcacggcagcacctgcacggcAACCACGAAAATATCTCGCTGGGGGTGGAATAAGCCCACTAACCTGCTGCAGATGCTCCACGCACGCGTCTTTGGAGAAGCACCGTGGTTTACCTACAACACCAAGTCGGCATGTGCGTTCAGTCGCATTACCCAGGTGAACGTCGATGactccctctccgtctctgaTGCAGCCACACCGAGCGGGGACATCCTCAGCGACCTGAGcaaggacgacgacgacgacgatgacgatgacgatggcATCATCGAGGGCAACACCAGTGGCAGCAAGTTCTGCAGTGAGGGCGCTTTCCGGCGTTCACCACACATCCGGGGCTCAACCCGATGTCTACGTCAATCCCTTCAATATGCGCGGATAGCAACGGTGGGCAACGGTGGTCTGCGTGAGGGAACCCCGCCGCACAGCATGTCGCCGACGCTCTCGGCGCGGCAGCTCTCGCAAAGCCCTTCTGCAACCGTAATGGGCACCGTCTCTTCCTTCACGAGTTTGTCGCCGCAATCGGTAAGGATTGCGTTCTCATCGCCCGGTAGCGAGCACGCAACGGCGCAGAATGCCTTACATCCCATCGCCTCAGCTCGCAACTCCAGTACCTTCGCCACCCCGAGCACCGGACTTTCACTGGTCCTCCCGCTCGCCTTCGACACGCAGCGCAGTCCCACCCCAGCTGAACTGCAACGCATCAGCAGTGTGTCCAGGGCTGACAGCGGCATCTACAACAGCTACGTGTGGTCACACAGCACAGGCACAGCGTCCGCGGCAAGCATGATGACCTCGCCGGTCACGCCggggcagccgctgctgtcgctcaTTCCTGCAGCGTCGGCTGCGCCCTCGTCCGGGGCGGCGAGCACCACGCCGGCCACTGTCGGCGTCGAGGTCGTGGTAGTCGCCCACGCCGATGTGACGGCGATGGACTACGCATCTCGGCTCACCTCGCATCGACTTTCCATTGAAGCCAAAGCGGCGCACACGTATTTCTTCCCCTTGCTCAGCGACGCCTTGGCGTACTACCAATGCGAAGATGCGATGGAGCTCATGGAGGAGCAGTGGGCTACCGGGGTGGCGAGTCAGATCCCGCGTCCACACCCGGCAGCCCCGTGCTACCAGCGGCAGGAACAGCagtgggagcggcggcggcacgacAGCCACCAGTCGGCGACCAGGGGCGGAAGTGCGGGTCACTGCACGAGCGTCCACACAGTGCCGTTCCCATCGCTTGGAGAGACGCTCGTGCACGAGGATTCCGACGAGCCAAACTTGCTCTCGTCTACCTCTCGGGGGTCGCCACTGACTAGAGCAGATTCGCACGTTTGTCGCGTCGATGGCTGCCGCGGAGTGCAAAGGCctcggcgcagcagtgccgctcCAGACAGCACAAGGGATACCCTGTGGGGTGGCAAGGGCAGCGAGGTAGCgcgcgacagcaccgccaccggtgTGGGTCTCTCCGGACCTCCGCTCGGGCTGCATCGACACCATCCGTGGCAGCCACACAGCACGCCCACCCTCCCATACCAAGcagcgttgccgccgccacagtcATTGAGTCTGTCAGATGCACTGCGCAACGTCAAGAGCATGAGAAGCATCAACGACAACGACTCGTCCATGCCATCAACCTCTACCGCCACCTCGCCGACGGCGGCACCTAAGAACTTCCACTGCCGGCCTTTCCAGCACCCGCTTCCGAGTGACCCGTGCAGCCCACCAGAGAACAGCTTTGCAGAACACATGAGGAGCATCGCCCCGCAGGGCCATGAGGAGCGAAGCATCAGCCGCAGTGGTGCGCGCAACAGTGGCCAACTGAGTctcagcagcaacgccgccagGTCTCCGCTGTTTCTTCCCTGcagccctgcagctgcccgcaccaccgccgtttcAGCATCTGCGGCCCCTCGCCCTGGTCTCAACTCGCAGCCGCAGCTATGCTGCCGGTCGCCAGTGCGGCCGCGCCTGACGTCCTCGCACGGCGAGGTAGTCGTCAGTGTGTACACAGCTGACCCCGTCTTCAACACCATtctgcgcgagctgctggTACCGGAGCCGGGCACGCACCCATACACAGTGAGCGTGGCGGAGCAGAAGCGGCTCCTCTCCATGGTCGAGGTCGGCATGCCAGCATGGTCTATCTTCTACAGCTCTACCGGTCTGCCATACCGTCGTCTGTTCCGCCTGCTCTACTCGTGCTTCACCAACCTCTGGCCGCTGCTCTCACTAGCCGTCGGGCTGTATGACTTGTACAAGCACCTACCGCAGCTGAAGCGGTTCATGGAGCATACACTGGATCCCATCACTCGGTGGATGGAGGAGCGCTTTACCATTCGCATCTCCGTCCTCATCACGTACCTGATCTCCGTCCTTGTCACCATCTTCAGCAGCCTCAGCTCCTTTGTCTCCCAGTTTtacctcgcgcagctcttctctctgcctgtcgtgcagctcttgctggcgctgctgaagctccCCTTTGTGATCGCCTTCGACACGCTGTGGACTCTGGCAACGACCGTCCTCAGCACCGTCAGCTTTgtgctgcaggtggtgcgtatggtggtgatggcgccgCTCGTGCTGGTCACGAACATCGCTTCGCTGCGTGAGGCGTTGGGGGCTGCTGTTCCGGTAGCCATTGAGGGGACGTCGATGTCGGTGAAGTGGTGGCGTGCGTGGATGGAATTCTGGGAGACGGTCGCGTCGCCCATGAAAAACGCAGCGCGGGCGTGGTGGGACTCCATGATGCATGTCAGCAcctcggcggcgcggcgcgaGACGTCGATCCGGCGGTGGACCTCCCCCAAGCTGGAGCAACTAGCAATGGCAGTCGGGGAGATGCAAGACTGCTTCGCCATCAACGCACAGTTGTGGTGGCCTTATGTTGTACTGCCGGGCATTGAGCTCAAGGTGGTGCTGAGCGTGGCGCTTGTGTACCTGTATTGGTTGTTCCTGGTCATCTCTCCTGAGCTCTGGGATGAGGTCATCTACGCCTCTGGCGTGCGACACCACCCGTCCCTCAGAAGAGGGCAATCCGCATCGCCACCGTCGATGATAGCTACAACGGCGTCGGCACCGTCCTTGGCCTTCCCAGCTACACCACCAGCCGACAGCCACGTGGACGCGCAGTACAAGGGTGGCAACATCGACGTGTGCGACGATGGAAGAGGCATGTCGGCGTCGACTAGGTCTGTGAGTGTGAAGTGGAGCTTGTACGCCTTCTTCCACGACCTGCCTCAAGATGCGGAGAGctactcttctccctccccgtcCTCTGCCAGCATGCAGCCGCCGTCAACCGTCTCCATAGCGAAGTCCCCGAGCCCCGCTGGTGCCGGcagcacccctccccccttcgcaATGCACCTGAAGCCGCAGCAGACTTTTTCAGCCCTCGTGGTGGAACTGTTGTTACCCAACATGGTACTGGAGCTCCTGCATCGTGCCCGCAGCGCGCTTGTGCTCGGCTGGTCcggcgctgcagtggtggcatCACGCATGGCGGCGAGGCATGCGAAGAGCTCGCTGAGCGACGCCCCCCTTAAAAGGAGCAACGCCAGCGCAGGCATCAACGCATATTGCCAGTGCTCGTGGGTGGAGGCGCTTTCTGCGGTGTGCTTCGGGAACCACAcagctgcggaggcggcaacCGCCACCAACGTGTCTGGGCACGGCGGCCCCATGAGACGGTACGTGAATCCACTCGTCGTGGACGTGCGGTGGGACGGCGATGAGCCATTTGCCTCTCctgaagagctgctgcacgtctgGCAAGCAGCCGTGACCGCCAAGTGGGGTGACGCCGTCGGACGTGAGACacggcgtgcagcagcggcgatggtggcgccGCAGGACGACGCGACTGCAGCGGGCAACGTGCACGTCGAGGGGATGCGACTTTGA